The stretch of DNA CTCAGGTTCGTCTGCTAAGTGTATGCCTTTTAAAGTTGGTCCAAGAATACATCCACCTGCACTATATCCCCCATATAGAATATCTCTTTTTTCTCTATAATACTTTTTAATGATTTCATCGAAACCGCTTAATCTCATTGCTTGTGCAAGAACAAAAGTATTGCCACCTCTTACCCAAATAACATCGTATTGATCAAGCTTTTCTTTCAATCTTTCGTGGTTATGGAAGTACATTTTCAAGTCTAAAATATCCACTGTGAAACCTATTCTTTGCAGTTCACTTACGTCTGCAACATCACTTTTATTTTTTCTTTCTAAATCAGTCGCAAAGTCTAATGCATTATTAATATATGCAACTTTTTTATTCCCATTTTTCGTTAATTCGATTAGTTTCCGTTCTTCATTTCCAATTTTAAAAGATGAAAGATAAAATTTCATATTGTCCCCCTTATTGTGTATTTCAATTGCTCACTTTTTAAGCTTTCCTTTTCTGTTAAATGGCACGATTGTTGAACACAAGTTAAACAACACTCTTCAACTAACCTGCCTCGTTAGTTTAATAAGAAAAAGGGCTGCATAGCAACCCGATGATCTTTAACTAAAGCACCCGTTAGTTCAATAAGAAAAGGGCCCAAAGCAACTCAATGATCTTCAACTAAAGCACCCGTTAGTTGAAGAACGTTTTTTATCGTATAAAAAGCATCCTTACTTTGATTTTCTCTTATAAACAAAGGGAGCTCATTTTAACTCCCTTTGACTTTTATTTAATGCTTTCGGCTATTGTTATGATTTCTTTTTCTGTAAGTTCAGGTGCACCTTTTTTCCCATCGAGGAAATCGGCAAAGCCAGAAACAACAATTTTCCAATCACCTTGCTCAATATAAATATGATAACCATTTATATCCTGAATTCCAATTAATGTACCAGACATACCATTGATTGAAATTTCTTTTTCTATTACTGTACCTTGTGTTGTATTAGCAGTAAACTCTGGTTTTTCTTTTGAAACGTTTGTTGCTGTTATTCTATACATTCTGTCTTCTGTTCGAAGATAATAATTATATGAAACAAATTTGTCTTTACTTGTATTCACTGTATATTCCTTTACTGATGAATTTTCTTCGGCAACGTGTAATTGTTCTGGAAATGGGATATCCATACTATATTTTTTTTCAATTTCATCGACAGAGCTATAAATAGTAGCATCATTGCCTGCTATTCCTCCCCATGTCCAACCAATATTTGTTTGCGACATTTCCTCTACTTGATTAAAACTAAATAGATTCTCAATTGTCGCTTGAACGGATGGAGAAGCTAATGAACCGATTCCTAAAACAGAAATCATGACTGCTGCAACCCATAGTGTTGTTAATTTTCTTTTTGGTTGTTCTGATTTTGCTTTTTTTACACCAAGTTTTGACCTTTCGTGTAATTCTTTTGGAATCTGGATTCTTTCTAGTTCTTGCTTTATATTACTCACTAATATCAGCCTCCTTAAATTTTTTACGAAGTTTACCTAATGAACGGTACAACACAGATTTCGCCGTTCCTAACGGGATATTTAACATCTCCGATATTTCTTTAAATGAATAACCTTCATAGAATCTTAAAATGACTATACTTTTTTCATCTTCATTTAACTGTTCTAATAATTCTTGAAGTGTAATCGAAAGAGAAACATCTTCATCCTCCGAGCCAAGAAACTCTTCATACTCTGGTTTAAGTTGGACCACCTTTTTATTTTTTTTAACTAAATCAATTGAACAAGAGATAGTAATCTTTATTAACCAAGTCTTGAAATACTCTGGGTTCTTCAATGTATTTATCTTTTTAAATGAACGATATGCTACCTCTTGAACCACATCTAAAGCATCACTTTCATTTTTGACATATACATAAGCCATTCGATAAATATCTTCTTCATGTTTTTGGAAAAGTATTAAAAAGGCTTTATCATCACCTTTTTGTGCTTTTTTTATTAAACTAATGATTGTTATTCCCCCTCCCTACAATGTCTTACACCCATTAGACAAATTAAATTATCATTTGGCTCATTTTTTCAAAAATAAAAACAAGGATATAAATCCTTGTTTAAAATAACAGTGTAATTTCACTAACCTGCCCCGTTAGTTCAATAAGACCTAACGTTTATCTAAGAATTTATTTAATTTAATTAGTTCTTCATTCACTTCATTTCTTAGTTGTTGTTCTGATATTTCAAATGAAGTCTCTTGTCCAGGAAGACACTCGTGCCAGTAACAATCTGCTGATTCAAATACCCCATTCAGAATTTCAAATAAGGTTTCGTCCATTCTATCGTCCCATTCAATAAACTTTTTAAGATATTGTGTTTGAAATTCATCTGCGGACGTCTTCTCTTCTAAAAAATCCACCATCATTTGTTTGTATTTGTTTACTTTCATTTTTTACCCCCTTCAAGTGGTGAAATTAAGGATATTATAGCATTCCTTATTAAGCTAACCTGCCCCGTTAGTTGAATAAGGAATTTCACATGAAGATGACCAGGTAGTTTAGGTAGTTATTTTCATGAAGATCTTCCATCTCTCTGCCATGAGTAGCAAAGCATCAATGCTTCTTCTTGAGTAGGGATCCTCACCCTCCTGCCATTCGGGCTCACGCAGAATCTCATGATTAGTTATGGTTTCTAAGGCAGATAACCTTTTTCCAAAAGTACCAATCCTACCAAAACGAGCATCCTCCGCTAATCCAACCACTAAAGGTTTAATGAACTCTTTGCTTTTTATTGTAGCTGCTAACTTGCAGGCATTATATCGAATATCCGTATTATCATCGTTTATCAAACAACTAAGGTTCGGTGCTAATTCACCCCAAAAATTTGAACATAAACCAAGTGCATATAGACCTCCCATTCGTACATTAGGCGAATCATCATTTAGACATTTCAATACTTCTTCCCTTGTTATAAATCTAGGCTGAGTCGATAAAACGGTAATGGCAGCTGTTCTGATTTGGTAGGAAGGTGATTGTAAAAGATTCTTTACAGAGTCAATTTCTTCGATAGGCAACTTCTCAGGTAAGAAAGATAACAGAATATCCAGTTTCTCCGTCTGTTGGTTTCTAATACCTTCTACTCGTTCGGGTATTGATCGTTCTTTCCATTGGACCCATCGCAAATACATGGAATGTCCTGTGTTAGTAACACCCCCCTTTTGGGGATCGAAGGTTAAAGCTTCCGGAGATACTAGACCGGCTTTTAATGAAGCCCATTTATCATTTGTTAGAGATGTCAAAACTAATGCTTCCTTGACCTGATTAGAAGTCCAATCGGGATGTTTCTCCCAGATGCATGCGGCCAACCCCAAAACGATCGGGGCAGCATATGACGTACCCCATTGTCGAACATGATTTGGTGGAGGTTCATCGTCCGTTACCGTAAAATGATTCAATCGCTCTTCTTCTGATTCAAACGGGTACGGCAACACAACATTCATTGCAGGTGCCAAAACATCGGGATTCCATCTGTCTTCAAAGGTAACTCCCTTACTGCCTGGAAATACAATTGCATCTTCTTTCTTGCCATTCTGATGTATTACTATGCCACCAACAGACAAAACAGATGGAGAGATGACGGAACTGCTGACAAGCTCTTTAGTATTTCCAGATGCAACTACCACCAATATCCCTTCCTGAACTAAATCTTCACATAAAATACGAAGTGGATCGGCTTGCCAAGGGAGAAGTCCTGTATCCCGTTGACCTATAACAGTCAAAGCCACTGCTCGAATCCCATTTTCCCTGCCGTTTTGTTTCACCCAATTTAATGAGGCCCCCACATTTTTTTCGATTTCTTCAGGCGTTGAGAGTGGTCCC from Paenisporosarcina sp. FSL H8-0542 encodes:
- a CDS encoding Type 1 glutamine amidotransferase-like domain-containing protein, encoding MKFYLSSFKIGNEERKLIELTKNGNKKVAYINNALDFATDLERKNKSDVADVSELQRIGFTVDILDLKMYFHNHERLKEKLDQYDVIWVRGGNTFVLAQAMRLSGFDEIIKKYYREKRDILYGGYSAGGCILGPTLKGIHLADEPEQKPYGNEHQAIWEGLCILDYVIAPHYKSDHKESKDMDRAIEFMIENKILFKALRDGEVIIIE
- a CDS encoding sigma-70 family RNA polymerase sigma factor, which gives rise to MTIISLIKKAQKGDDKAFLILFQKHEEDIYRMAYVYVKNESDALDVVQEVAYRSFKKINTLKNPEYFKTWLIKITISCSIDLVKKNKKVVQLKPEYEEFLGSEDEDVSLSITLQELLEQLNEDEKSIVILRFYEGYSFKEISEMLNIPLGTAKSVLYRSLGKLRKKFKEADISE
- a CDS encoding colicin immunity domain-containing protein, producing MKVNKYKQMMVDFLEEKTSADEFQTQYLKKFIEWDDRMDETLFEILNGVFESADCYWHECLPGQETSFEISEQQLRNEVNEELIKLNKFLDKR
- a CDS encoding S8 family serine peptidase; its protein translation is MNWPSIRDFLDIPKELTGKGVKIAIIDGLFPYHPDIVSNENRNTYLVKPYSSIQEPVKMELCEEAWNKGTHGLWTAAASGGSGSLSYGKYSGVASEADMYLIETGPLSTPEEIEKNVGASLNWVKQNGRENGIRAVALTVIGQRDTGLLPWQADPLRILCEDLVQEGILVVVASGNTKELVSSSVISPSVLSVGGIVIHQNGKKEDAIVFPGSKGVTFEDRWNPDVLAPAMNVVLPYPFESEEERLNHFTVTDDEPPPNHVRQWGTSYAAPIVLGLAACIWEKHPDWTSNQVKEALVLTSLTNDKWASLKAGLVSPEALTFDPQKGGVTNTGHSMYLRWVQWKERSIPERVEGIRNQQTEKLDILLSFLPEKLPIEEIDSVKNLLQSPSYQIRTAAITVLSTQPRFITREEVLKCLNDDSPNVRMGGLYALGLCSNFWGELAPNLSCLINDDNTDIRYNACKLAATIKSKEFIKPLVVGLAEDARFGRIGTFGKRLSALETITNHEILREPEWQEGEDPYSRRSIDALLLMAERWKIFMKITT